The sequence TAAAAAGAATGATATCGTCGTTTTTCTCAAGCTCGTTCATTACGGCTTTCATTCTTTCTTCAAATTGTCCTCTGTATTTAGTTCCAGCTACTAAGCTTGCTAAATCTAAAGTAACAACGCGTTTATGGAAAAGAATACGAGACACTTTCTTTTGGATGATACGTAGAGCAAGTCCTTCTGCAATAGCAGATTTACCAACTCCCGGTTCTCCGATAAGAAGCGGATTGTTCTTTTTTCTACGGCTTAAAATTTGCGATACACGCTCAATTTCTTTTTCTCGTCCTACAACAGGGTCTAATTTTCCCTCTTCGGCCATTTCTGTTAAATCTCTCCCAAAATTATCTAAAACAGGAGTTTTTGATTTTTTGTTTGACTTATTGGCGGGATTATTAAAGCTGCTTTCTTTTAGACTGTCATCTTGTCCTGAATCGTCATTGTATGATTCGTTTCTTGGCAAGTTTTCTAAGAATTCTTCTTCGTTTGGAGTCATATTTAAGTACTGTTCTTTAGCTACGTCATAATCTATTTTTAGTTTATTCAGCAGCTTGGTTGTTGGATCGTTTTCGTTTCTCAAGATGCATAACAGCAAATGTGCCGTGCTAATCGATGAACTTTGAAATACTTTTGCTTCAAGAAAAGTGGTCTTCAGGGCTCTTTCGGCCTGTCGGGTAAGATGAAGGTTTTTCTTTTCTGCATTTACTTCAACGCTCAGGTTGGCAGGGCTCAGTATTTCTACTTTTCTGCGTAAATGATCTAAATCGACAGCTAGGTTATTAAGTATATGAATAGCTTTTCCGTTACCATCTCTTAAAATACCTAGCATAAGATGTTCTGTACCAATAAAGTCGTGCCCTAGACGTAGAGCTTCCTCTTTACTGTAGGTAATAACATCTTTTACTCTTGGTGAAAAATTATCATCCATAATATATAATTGGTATTGTAAATTTAGTGAATTACAGTTTTAAAAACAAAAACCATACCCATCGACATCTCCTGTCAGCTAATAGACGAAAAAAAAGACAATAAAAGAGTTAAAAAACGTTTAATTTATTAACTAAAAGCCAAAATAAAGTTGTTAATAAATCATTGAAATAAGTGTAAGGAAATAGCTGAAAAAATTTCAAAAAAACGTATCTTGGCACGCTTTGAAAACTAATATAATTATTTAATATAACAACTTATGTCTGAAGGAGAAAAGTTAATTCCTATTAACATAGAGGATGAAATGAAGTCAGCTTACATCGATTATTCGATGTCAGTAATTGTATCGAGAGCACTTCCTGATGTTAGAGATGGCTTGAAACCAGTGCATCGAAGAGTTCTTTACGGAATGTATGATTTAGGTGTAACATCAAGATCTGCCCACAAAAAGTCTGCGAGAATTGTAGGGGAGGTTCTGGGTAAGTATCACCCGCACGGTGATACCTCTGTTTATGACGCAATGGTGCGTATGGCGCAGGAATGGAGTATGCGTTATTTATTAGTTGATGGTCAAGGTAACTTTGGTTCTGTAGATGGTGACAGTCCTGCGGCAATGCGTTATACTGAGGCTAGAATGCGCAAAATTTCTGAAGAGATTATGGCAGATATCGAAAAAGAAACAGTTGATTTTCAATTGAACTTTGACGATACCATATATGAGCCAAAAGTAATGCCAACAAGAGTTCCTACTTTATTAGTAAATGGAGCAACAGGTATTGCGGTTGGTATGGCAACAAATATGCCACCACACAATTTAACTGAGGTGATCAACGGTACTTTAGCGTACTTAGATAACAATGATATTGAAGTAGACGAATTAATGTCTCACATCAAAGCTCCTGATTTTCCAACAGGAGGTATTATTTATGGATACGAAGGTGTTCGTGAAGCTTTCAAAACTGGTAGAGGCCGTATTGTAATGCGTGCTAAAGTCGGTTTCGAAGAAGTGGACGGAAGAGAATGTATTATTGTTACAGAAATTCCATATCAAGTTAACAAAGCCGAAATGATCAAACGTACGGCTGATTTGGTTAACGATAAAAAAATTGAAGGCATTGCCAATATCCGTGATGAGTCGGATAGAAATGGTATGCGCATCGTTTATATCTTAAAACGTGATGCTACACCAAACGTAGTTTTAAATACTTTATACAAATACACTCAATTACAATCTTCATTTAGTGTAAATAATATTGCATTAGTTAAAGGACGCCCTCAATTGTTGAATCTAAAAGATATGATTCACTACTTTATTGAGCACCGTCATGATGTAGTAGTTAGAAGAACACAGTTTGAATTACGCAAAGCAGAAGAAAGAGCGCATATTTTAGAAGGATTAATTATTGCTTCTGATAATATCGACGAAGTAATTGCGTTAATTAGAGGTTCTAAAAATACAGATGAAGCTAGAGAAAAATTAATCGAAAGATTTAAATTGTCAGATATTCAGGCTCGTGCAATTGTTGAGATGCGTCTACGTCAATTGACAGGTCTGGAGCAGGATAAATTAAGAGCTGAGTTTGATGAGTTAATGAAGTTGATCGAACATTTGAAAGCTTTATTAGCAGATGTTAATTTGAGAATTGATTTGATTAAAGAAGAATTGACTGAAATCCGTGATAAATACGGTGATGAGCGTCGTTCTAAAATTGAATACTCAGGAGGAGATGTAAGTATTGAAGATTTGATTGCTGATGAAAATGTGGTAATTACCATTTCGCATGCAGGTTACATCAAACGTACGAACTTGACAGAATACAAAACTCAAAATAGAGGGGGAGTTGGTCAAAAAAGTGCTGGAACAAGAGATCAGGATTTCTTGGAACACATGTTTGTTGCAACCAATCACCAATATATGATGTTCTTTACGCAAAAAGGAAAATGTTTCTGGATGCGTGTTTATGAAATTCCAGAAGGAAGCAAAACGGCAAAAGGTAGAGCAATTCAGAACTTGGTGAACATTGAAAGTGATGATAAGGTAAAAGCTTTCATTTGTACGCAAGATTTAAAAGACAAAGATTATATCAATACACATAATCTTGTAATGGTAACGAAACAAGGGCAGGTTAAGAAAACTTCTTTAGAGAAATATTCTAAGCCTCGTGTAAATGGAGTTGCCGCAATTACAATTAAAGAAGGTGATGAGTTAATTGGAGCTCAGTTGACAAACGGAGAAAGCCAAATTATCTTAGCGGTTAAATCTGGTAAATTAGTTCGTTTTGAAGAAACTAAAACACGTCCGATGGGAAGAACAGCTTCTGGAGTTCGTGGAATTACTTTAAAAGATGAAACTGATGAAGTAATCGGAATGGTAACTGTTGATAAAAATGATATAGCTGAATCTCAAATCTTGGTTGTTACTGAAAATGGATACGGAAAACGTACCAAATTGGTTGACGAAGATGGAGAAGATGTTTATAGAATTACAAACCGTGGTGGTAAAGGAGTTAAAACACTTAATATTACTGAAAAAACAGGTAAATTAATCTCTATCAACGCTGTGACAGATTCTGATGATCTGATGATTATCAACAAATCAGGATTGACAATCAGAATGGCAATCGAAGACTTACGCGTTATGGGACGTGCAACTCAAGGTGTGAGATTGATCAACTTAAAAGGAAAAGATTCTATCGCTGCCGTAACAACCGTAATGAAAGACGAAGCTGAGGAAGTTGTTGTTGATGAAGATGGAAATGTTATTGAATCTGCAATCGAAAGAGTTAAGCCTGATCTTGATGAAGTTCTTGAAGACGATGGAGCATCAGAGGATGACGATGATGACGCTGATGACGTAGTTGAGGACGAAGAAGAATCTGATGATGAGGATTCGGAAGAATAAATAATTATTAAAAAAATTAAAATTAAATACACAAATTGAATATTATGAAAAGTAAATATGTAATACTTGCTTCAGCATTATTGATTTCAGTAGCTACTTTTGCTCAGAAGGATCAAATCAAAAGTGCTGAAAAAGCGCTAAAAAGCGGTGATGCTCAAGGAGCAATTGCAATTTTGAAAGATGCTGAAAATTTAGTTACAAATGCTAAAGATGTTGAGCAAGCACAATACTATTTTGTTAAAGGAAATGCTTATTTGGATTTAGCAAACAAAAAAGTAGACGAAAGCAAAAACTTGTCTGCCGCTGCTGAAAGCTACAAAACATTAATTGATGTTGAAAAAACTTCTGGAAAACCAAAATATTCAACTCAAGCTGCTGCTTCAATTACTGAAATTAAAGGAAAATTAATCAATTCGGCTATTGCAGATTCTCAAGCTAATAAACATAAGGAAAGTGCGCAAAAACTGTATGACGCTTATCAATTAGATAAAAATGATACGATCAATTTATACTATGCAGCTTCTACAGCGGTAAATGCGCAAGATTATGATACTGCTTTGCCTATGTATGAAGAATTGAAAAAATTAAATTACTCAGGAAAAGGAACTCTTTATACTGCTGTAAATAAAATTTCAGGAAGTGAAGATGGTTTTGCTAATGCAAAAGACAGGGATTTAGCTGTAAAATTAGGAACTCACGAAAAACCAAAAACAGAAGCAGTTCCTTCTAAAAGAGGTGAGATCTACAAAAATTTAGCTTTGATTTTAGTTCAGAAAGGAAGAACTGAAGACGCTA comes from Flavobacterium sp. KACC 22761 and encodes:
- the gyrA gene encoding DNA gyrase subunit A; translation: MSEGEKLIPINIEDEMKSAYIDYSMSVIVSRALPDVRDGLKPVHRRVLYGMYDLGVTSRSAHKKSARIVGEVLGKYHPHGDTSVYDAMVRMAQEWSMRYLLVDGQGNFGSVDGDSPAAMRYTEARMRKISEEIMADIEKETVDFQLNFDDTIYEPKVMPTRVPTLLVNGATGIAVGMATNMPPHNLTEVINGTLAYLDNNDIEVDELMSHIKAPDFPTGGIIYGYEGVREAFKTGRGRIVMRAKVGFEEVDGRECIIVTEIPYQVNKAEMIKRTADLVNDKKIEGIANIRDESDRNGMRIVYILKRDATPNVVLNTLYKYTQLQSSFSVNNIALVKGRPQLLNLKDMIHYFIEHRHDVVVRRTQFELRKAEERAHILEGLIIASDNIDEVIALIRGSKNTDEAREKLIERFKLSDIQARAIVEMRLRQLTGLEQDKLRAEFDELMKLIEHLKALLADVNLRIDLIKEELTEIRDKYGDERRSKIEYSGGDVSIEDLIADENVVITISHAGYIKRTNLTEYKTQNRGGVGQKSAGTRDQDFLEHMFVATNHQYMMFFTQKGKCFWMRVYEIPEGSKTAKGRAIQNLVNIESDDKVKAFICTQDLKDKDYINTHNLVMVTKQGQVKKTSLEKYSKPRVNGVAAITIKEGDELIGAQLTNGESQIILAVKSGKLVRFEETKTRPMGRTASGVRGITLKDETDEVIGMVTVDKNDIAESQILVVTENGYGKRTKLVDEDGEDVYRITNRGGKGVKTLNITEKTGKLISINAVTDSDDLMIINKSGLTIRMAIEDLRVMGRATQGVRLINLKGKDSIAAVTTVMKDEAEEVVVDEDGNVIESAIERVKPDLDEVLEDDGASEDDDDDADDVVEDEEESDDEDSEE
- a CDS encoding tetratricopeptide repeat protein, which codes for MKSKYVILASALLISVATFAQKDQIKSAEKALKSGDAQGAIAILKDAENLVTNAKDVEQAQYYFVKGNAYLDLANKKVDESKNLSAAAESYKTLIDVEKTSGKPKYSTQAAASITEIKGKLINSAIADSQANKHKESAQKLYDAYQLDKNDTINLYYAASTAVNAQDYDTALPMYEELKKLNYSGKGTLYTAVNKISGSEDGFANAKDRDLAVKLGTHEKPKTEAVPSKRGEIYKNLALILVQKGRTEDAKKAIADARKTNPEDTSLILTEANLYLETKDFDTYKKLVNEALEKDPNNADLIFNLGVISAGAKNTADAEKYYLKAIEIKPDYVNAYINIAALKLEAEKPIIDEMNKLGTSAKDMKRYDVLKAQREGVFKSVIPYLKKANELDPKNEDVTKTLLGVYSALEMTAEAKALKAKM